The following proteins come from a genomic window of Vicinamibacterales bacterium:
- a CDS encoding cupredoxin domain-containing protein yields MRVMLAGALAVALAWPMLAGAQEQAPNRREFTIIAKDHTFTPNRLEVSQDDLVKITLKSEDRPSSFAIDAYRIVKRAAGGQTTTFEFRADQAGTFPFYCNLTTDEACQDMKGTLVVKPK; encoded by the coding sequence ATGCGCGTCATGCTCGCAGGTGCCCTCGCCGTCGCCCTCGCCTGGCCAATGCTGGCGGGCGCGCAGGAACAGGCGCCCAACCGGCGCGAGTTCACCATCATCGCCAAGGACCACACCTTCACGCCCAACCGGCTGGAAGTGTCGCAAGACGACCTGGTGAAGATCACGCTCAAGAGCGAAGACCGGCCCAGCAGCTTCGCCATCGACGCCTACCGCATCGTCAAGCGCGCCGCCGGCGGGCAGACCACCACCTTCGAGTTCCGCGCCGACCAGGCCGGCACGTTCCCCTTCTACTGCAACCTGACCACCGACGAGGCGTGCCAGGACATGAAGGGCACGCTCGTCGTCAAGCCGAAGTAG
- the truB gene encoding tRNA pseudouridine(55) synthase TruB translates to MSTAARGQTPAFPDGVLVVDKPQGPTSHDVVSLARRALGVSRIGHTGTLDPMATGVLPLVIGRATRLAQFLTASDKDYEATVAFGRATNTYDAMGAVTTTSADRPTREQTEAALARFRGTFEQTPPAFSAKNIDGERSYDLARKVKAGDVQVLPKAVTVTVRQLDLISFDGEAAVLRMRVTAGFYVRSLAHDLGAALGMGAVLVGLRRTRSGEFGLEGAVPLADVLQAGREALAARLLPFNALLPDLPAVTLRGAEHVERVRNGLEIAPGDLQAVLNPLPDLVRLIGPDGALVGLAKPGKTAGFLHAAVVLA, encoded by the coding sequence GTGAGCACGGCCGCGCGGGGTCAGACCCCGGCCTTTCCAGACGGCGTGCTGGTCGTCGACAAACCGCAGGGGCCGACCTCGCACGATGTCGTGTCGCTCGCGCGCCGGGCGCTGGGCGTCTCGCGCATCGGCCACACCGGCACGCTGGACCCGATGGCCACCGGCGTGCTGCCGCTGGTCATCGGCCGCGCCACGCGCCTCGCGCAATTCCTGACCGCCAGCGACAAGGACTACGAGGCCACCGTGGCCTTCGGGCGCGCCACGAACACCTACGACGCGATGGGTGCCGTGACGACCACCTCAGCCGATCGCCCCACCCGCGAGCAGACCGAGGCGGCGCTGGCGCGGTTTCGCGGCACGTTCGAACAGACCCCGCCCGCCTTCTCGGCGAAGAACATCGACGGCGAGCGCTCGTACGACCTGGCCCGGAAGGTAAAGGCCGGGGATGTGCAGGTGCTGCCCAAGGCCGTGACGGTGACCGTCCGGCAACTCGACCTGATCTCGTTCGACGGCGAAGCAGCGGTGCTGCGGATGCGGGTGACTGCCGGCTTCTACGTGCGCTCCCTCGCCCACGACCTCGGGGCGGCGCTCGGCATGGGGGCGGTGCTGGTGGGCCTGCGCCGCACGCGGTCCGGGGAATTTGGGCTGGAGGGTGCCGTGCCGCTGGCCGACGTGTTGCAGGCGGGCCGGGAGGCCCTGGCCGCACGCCTGCTGCCGTTCAACGCCCTGCTCCCGGACCTGCCGGCCGTGACCCTGAGGGGCGCGGAGCACGTGGAACGGGTCAGAAACGGCCTGGAAATCGCCCCAGGCGACCTCCAGGCGGTGCTGAACCCCCTGCCCGACCTGGTCAGGCTGATCGGGCCTGACGGGGCCCTGGTGGGCCTGGCCAAGCCGGGCAAGACGGCGGGATTCCTGCACGCGGCAGTGGTTCTGGCCTAG
- a CDS encoding DUF5916 domain-containing protein, which yields MLAAVFGLPGAAVAGGRQGAPAATGAPARQRQARRQFNLPGAPEPPAPVAPEVIVRGDNGRVVVRATKLARPLNMDGVLDEPMYTQVKSVSDFIQTVPNEGEPATERTEAWISYDENNFYLSCRCWDSAPPEEWTANELRRDTSQLRQNDMFGAMIDTFHDRRNGFNFYTNPLGARADQVVTNEGNPNADWNPVWFVRTGRFEGGWTVEMAIPFKSIRYVSGANQEWGIQIRRAIRRKNEWTHLTFVPASTGGVTSIFRASAAATLVGLDLPPAAKNVELKPYGISKLTTDAVRTPPLLNDLNATGGLDAKYGINANMTADLTVNTDFAQVEVDEQQVNLTRFPVVFPEKRDFFLEGRGTFEFARASGQAGFTGQTSINTNAPQLFFTRRIGLNNGRQVPIIAGGRVTGTMGKTAFGAMNMETGYESPNGIDPDACAAPFSQCTPRTNFTVLRVRQDILRRSNIGAIFTNRSHSPSAAGANQSYGVDGAFSFFQNVTANAYYARSESPNRQGDEDSYQGRVEYSADRYGARLDHLDVGANYYPEIGFVQRRGFGRTFGSARFSPRMRRGRRVRRYVFEGAAEYLVNRSHDVESSSRTAHFLTEFQNSDQFVFDVNVDYELLLRPFTVSPGVVIRPGAYPFNSIKTSYAFGQQRRASGTVAVQTGQFYDGRLTSLTLSGARLAIMKQLSAEPSLTVNHATLTAGDFTTTLARVRVDYAFSPLRFLGALLQYNSSDHSFSSNFRFRWEYRPGSEIFVVYTDERDTTTAGYPGLRNKAFVVKVNRLFRF from the coding sequence GTGCTGGCCGCGGTTTTCGGTCTTCCCGGCGCGGCCGTCGCAGGTGGCCGCCAGGGGGCCCCGGCCGCAACCGGTGCCCCCGCCCGACAGCGCCAGGCCCGCCGGCAGTTCAACCTGCCCGGCGCCCCGGAGCCACCGGCGCCCGTGGCACCGGAGGTGATCGTGCGCGGCGACAACGGCCGCGTCGTGGTGCGGGCCACGAAGCTGGCCAGACCGCTCAACATGGATGGCGTGCTGGATGAGCCGATGTACACGCAGGTGAAATCGGTCAGTGATTTCATCCAGACGGTGCCCAACGAGGGCGAGCCCGCCACTGAGCGGACCGAGGCGTGGATTTCGTACGACGAGAACAACTTCTACCTGTCGTGCCGGTGCTGGGACTCGGCGCCCCCCGAAGAGTGGACGGCCAACGAGCTCAGGCGCGACACCAGCCAACTGCGGCAGAACGACATGTTCGGCGCGATGATCGACACCTTCCACGACCGGCGCAACGGCTTCAACTTCTACACCAATCCGCTCGGCGCCCGCGCCGACCAGGTGGTGACCAATGAGGGCAACCCCAACGCCGACTGGAATCCCGTGTGGTTCGTGCGCACGGGACGCTTCGAGGGCGGGTGGACGGTGGAGATGGCCATTCCCTTCAAGTCCATCCGCTACGTGTCGGGCGCAAACCAGGAGTGGGGCATCCAGATTCGCCGGGCGATTCGCCGCAAGAACGAGTGGACGCACCTGACCTTCGTGCCGGCATCGACGGGCGGCGTCACCAGCATCTTTCGGGCATCGGCGGCGGCCACGCTGGTCGGACTCGACCTCCCGCCCGCCGCCAAGAACGTTGAGCTCAAGCCGTACGGGATCTCGAAGCTCACCACCGACGCGGTCCGCACGCCGCCGCTCCTGAACGACCTCAATGCCACCGGTGGGCTCGACGCCAAGTACGGCATCAACGCCAACATGACCGCCGACCTCACCGTCAACACCGACTTCGCGCAGGTTGAAGTGGACGAGCAGCAGGTGAACCTCACGCGCTTCCCGGTGGTTTTTCCAGAAAAGCGCGACTTCTTCCTCGAAGGACGCGGCACCTTTGAGTTCGCCCGCGCGTCGGGCCAGGCGGGCTTCACCGGCCAAACCAGCATCAACACCAACGCGCCCCAGCTCTTCTTCACGCGCCGCATCGGCCTCAACAACGGCCGCCAAGTCCCCATCATCGCCGGGGGGCGCGTGACGGGGACGATGGGCAAGACGGCCTTTGGCGCGATGAACATGGAGACCGGCTACGAGTCGCCCAATGGGATCGACCCGGACGCGTGCGCCGCGCCGTTCAGCCAGTGCACACCGCGCACCAACTTCACGGTGCTGCGCGTGCGGCAGGACATTCTGCGCCGGAGCAACATCGGGGCGATCTTCACCAACCGGTCGCACTCCCCGTCCGCGGCGGGCGCGAACCAGTCCTACGGCGTCGACGGGGCCTTCTCCTTCTTCCAGAACGTCACCGCCAACGCCTACTACGCGCGCAGCGAGTCACCCAACCGGCAGGGCGACGAGGACAGCTATCAGGGCCGTGTCGAGTACTCCGCCGATCGCTACGGCGCCCGCCTCGACCATCTGGACGTCGGCGCGAACTACTACCCAGAAATCGGCTTCGTGCAGCGCCGGGGCTTCGGCCGGACGTTCGGCTCGGCCCGCTTCAGCCCCCGCATGCGCCGGGGCCGGCGCGTGCGCCGCTACGTCTTCGAGGGCGCGGCGGAGTACCTGGTCAACCGCTCGCACGACGTCGAGTCGAGCAGCCGGACCGCGCACTTCCTGACCGAGTTCCAAAACAGCGACCAGTTCGTGTTCGACGTCAACGTCGACTACGAATTGCTGCTGCGTCCCTTCACGGTGTCACCCGGTGTCGTCATTCGGCCGGGCGCATACCCCTTCAACAGCATCAAGACCAGCTACGCGTTCGGCCAGCAGCGGCGCGCCTCGGGGACCGTGGCCGTACAGACCGGGCAGTTCTACGATGGCCGGCTGACCTCGCTCACGCTGAGCGGCGCGCGCCTGGCCATCATGAAGCAGCTCTCTGCCGAGCCATCCCTGACGGTGAACCACGCCACCCTCACGGCCGGGGATTTCACCACGACGCTGGCACGGGTCCGCGTCGACTACGCCTTCTCGCCCCTGCGCTTCCTGGGCGCCCTGCTGCAGTACAACTCGAGCGACCATAGCTTCAGCAGCAACTTCCGCTTCCGGTGGGAATATCGCCCGGGCAGCGAAATCTTCGTCGTCTATACAGACGAACGGGACACCACGACGGCGGGGTACCCCGGCCTGCGGAACAAGGCCTTCGTGGTCAAGGTCAACCGGCTGTTCCGCTTTTAG
- the pnp gene encoding polyribonucleotide nucleotidyltransferase has protein sequence MHKRELSLGSQTLSIETGRLAKQADGAVVVRMGDTMVLVTACHSSSPREGIDFLPLTVDYREYTYASGRIPGGFFKREGKATEKETLTSRVIDRPIRPLFPAGWAYETQVIAFVVSADTDNDSDVLALTGASAALALSEMPVEKTIAGVRVGLVDGQFIVNPTFPQRKLSKLDLVVAGTKDGIVMVEAGAMEVSEEEAVQALETAQAAINQICDMIDALSKEAGRKKLAKPAVKVDEQLAAYVESKAYAALGEAMRIKGKIENYGTVARIEKEFAANLPEEFADRKSAVKGIFQDLQEKTLRDSILNKGIRLDGRKFDEIRQITIENTVLPRVHGSCVFTRGETQALVTVTLGTADDQQKIEMVDGETWKRFMLHYNFPPFSVGEVKPMRGPGRREIGHGALAERALAPMMPAEADFAYTVRVVSDILESNGSSSMASVCGGSMAMMDAGVPIKAAVAGVAMGLIIDEATGKYAVLSDIAGAEDHYGDMDFKVTGTAAGITALQMDIKVTGISAEIMRIALTQAKAGRMHILGIMNEALSATRTNMSAYAPRIITIKIPVDKIRDVIGPGGKMIRSIIEKTGVKIDVEDSGQVNVASADEAAALKAIGMIQELTQTAELDKTYLGKVQRITDFGAFIEIMPGTDGLLHVSEIAHYRVKDVRDELKEGQQVLVKVINIDPTGKIRLSRKALITPEEGGAPPADSGAAEGAPSAPEGDRPPRGDRGPRRDRGPR, from the coding sequence ATGCACAAGCGTGAACTATCTCTCGGCTCGCAGACCCTGTCTATCGAGACAGGCCGGCTGGCGAAGCAGGCCGATGGCGCCGTGGTCGTCCGCATGGGCGACACCATGGTGCTGGTAACGGCATGCCACTCGTCCAGCCCCCGCGAGGGCATCGATTTTCTGCCCCTCACGGTTGACTATCGTGAATACACCTACGCCTCGGGCCGCATCCCCGGCGGCTTCTTCAAGCGCGAAGGCAAGGCCACCGAAAAGGAAACCCTGACCAGCCGCGTCATCGATCGGCCGATCCGGCCGCTGTTCCCCGCCGGCTGGGCCTACGAGACGCAGGTCATCGCGTTCGTGGTGTCGGCCGACACCGACAACGACTCGGACGTGCTCGCCCTCACCGGCGCCTCGGCCGCGCTCGCGCTGTCGGAGATGCCGGTCGAGAAGACCATTGCCGGCGTGCGCGTCGGCCTGGTGGACGGCCAGTTCATCGTCAACCCGACCTTCCCGCAGCGCAAGCTGAGCAAGCTCGACCTCGTCGTCGCCGGCACCAAGGACGGCATCGTGATGGTCGAAGCCGGCGCCATGGAGGTCTCGGAAGAAGAGGCCGTGCAGGCGCTCGAGACGGCGCAGGCCGCCATCAACCAGATCTGCGACATGATCGACGCCCTCTCCAAGGAAGCCGGCCGCAAGAAGCTGGCGAAGCCCGCGGTGAAGGTCGACGAGCAGCTCGCCGCCTACGTCGAGAGCAAGGCCTACGCCGCGCTCGGCGAGGCGATGCGCATCAAGGGCAAGATCGAGAACTACGGCACGGTCGCGAGGATCGAAAAGGAGTTCGCCGCCAACCTGCCCGAGGAATTCGCCGATCGCAAGTCGGCGGTCAAGGGCATCTTCCAGGACCTGCAGGAAAAGACGCTGCGCGACTCGATCCTGAACAAGGGCATCCGCCTGGATGGCCGCAAGTTCGACGAGATTCGCCAGATCACCATCGAGAACACGGTGCTGCCGCGCGTGCACGGCTCGTGCGTGTTCACGCGCGGTGAGACGCAGGCCCTGGTCACCGTGACCCTGGGCACCGCCGACGACCAGCAGAAGATCGAGATGGTCGATGGCGAGACCTGGAAGCGCTTCATGCTGCACTACAACTTCCCGCCCTTCTCGGTCGGTGAAGTCAAGCCGATGCGCGGCCCCGGCCGCCGTGAAATCGGCCATGGCGCGCTCGCCGAGCGCGCGCTGGCGCCGATGATGCCGGCCGAAGCCGACTTCGCCTACACCGTGCGCGTGGTCTCCGACATTCTCGAATCCAACGGCAGCTCGTCGATGGCGTCGGTGTGCGGCGGCTCGATGGCGATGATGGACGCCGGCGTGCCGATCAAGGCCGCCGTCGCGGGCGTGGCCATGGGCCTGATCATCGACGAGGCGACCGGCAAATACGCGGTGCTGAGCGACATCGCCGGTGCCGAGGACCACTACGGCGACATGGACTTCAAGGTCACCGGCACGGCCGCGGGCATCACCGCGCTGCAGATGGACATCAAGGTCACCGGCATCTCCGCCGAGATCATGCGCATTGCGCTGACCCAGGCGAAGGCCGGCCGCATGCACATCCTCGGCATCATGAACGAGGCGCTGTCGGCCACGCGCACCAACATGTCGGCCTACGCGCCGCGCATCATCACCATCAAGATCCCGGTCGACAAGATCCGCGACGTCATCGGGCCCGGCGGCAAGATGATCCGCAGCATCATCGAGAAGACCGGCGTCAAGATCGACGTCGAAGACAGCGGCCAGGTCAACGTCGCCTCGGCCGACGAGGCCGCGGCCCTCAAGGCCATCGGCATGATCCAGGAACTGACCCAGACCGCCGAGCTCGACAAGACCTACCTCGGCAAGGTGCAGCGCATCACCGACTTCGGTGCGTTCATCGAAATCATGCCCGGCACCGACGGCCTGCTCCACGTCTCGGAAATCGCGCACTACCGCGTCAAGGACGTGCGTGACGAGCTGAAGGAAGGCCAGCAGGTGCTGGTGAAGGTGATCAACATCGACCCGACCGGCAAGATCCGCCTGTCGCGCAAGGCGCTGATCACCCCCGAAGAGGGCGGCGCACCGCCGGCCGACTCGGGTGCCGCCGAGGGCGCTCCGTCAGCGCCCGAGGGCGACCGTCCCCCGCGCGGCGACCGTGGTCCCCGCCGCGATCGCGGCCCGCGCTAG
- a CDS encoding glycerophosphodiester phosphodiesterase family protein, with the protein MTGTGEAQYTKKTVVAHRGASAYAPEHTLAAYRLAIEQGADYVEQDLAVTKDGVLICLHDASLERTTNVEELFPGRVSTQTIEGKTRKAWLANDFTLAEIKTLDAGSWFDKKFAGEKVLTFDEAIAAIRGKAGIFPELKTPEIYAGRDVKFEEMVAAALDKNGLRGPKADPKTPVILQTFGQPSARKLAQMKIGVPVVLLLGNAEGFESAAAVTAWKGVVQGFGPAKQIVLKNPDFVKWAHAEGMTVTPYTFRSSDPGGFKDVTAEMSHHLYTLGVDALFTDNPDKFPRK; encoded by the coding sequence ATGACCGGAACCGGAGAGGCGCAATACACGAAGAAGACCGTCGTCGCGCACCGCGGCGCGTCGGCCTACGCGCCCGAGCACACGCTGGCGGCCTATCGCCTCGCCATCGAGCAGGGCGCCGACTACGTCGAGCAGGACTTGGCGGTAACCAAGGACGGCGTCTTGATCTGCCTCCACGACGCCAGCCTCGAGCGCACCACTAACGTCGAGGAGCTGTTCCCGGGCCGGGTGAGCACGCAGACCATCGAGGGGAAGACCCGCAAGGCCTGGCTCGCCAACGACTTCACGCTGGCCGAGATCAAGACGCTCGATGCCGGTTCGTGGTTCGACAAGAAGTTCGCCGGCGAGAAGGTGCTGACGTTCGACGAGGCCATTGCCGCCATTCGCGGCAAGGCCGGGATCTTCCCGGAGTTGAAGACCCCCGAAATCTACGCCGGGCGCGACGTCAAGTTCGAGGAGATGGTGGCGGCCGCGCTCGATAAGAACGGGCTGCGCGGGCCCAAGGCGGATCCGAAGACGCCGGTCATCCTGCAGACGTTCGGTCAGCCCAGCGCGCGCAAGCTGGCACAGATGAAGATCGGCGTGCCGGTGGTGCTGCTGCTCGGCAACGCCGAGGGGTTTGAATCCGCGGCGGCCGTGACGGCGTGGAAGGGCGTGGTGCAGGGCTTTGGCCCGGCGAAGCAGATCGTGCTGAAGAACCCCGACTTCGTGAAGTGGGCGCACGCCGAAGGCATGACGGTCACGCCGTATACGTTCCGGTCGTCGGATCCCGGTGGCTTCAAGGACGTGACCGCGGAGATGAGCCACCATCTCTACACGCTCGGTGTCGATGCGTTGTTCACCGACAACCCCGACAAGTTCCCGCGGAAGTGA
- the rbfA gene encoding 30S ribosome-binding factor RbfA — MALTHRVERIQEQVREEVSQMLATEVRDPGVGLVTVTRIKVTGDLSLARIYWTIIGDAAERKKTTKALERATGFVRHLLAERLGLRRVPEVKFIFDESVAAQARIEEIIQEIHAEEAARTVASADFVETPAATPADAAPKHDEPK; from the coding sequence ATGGCTCTCACCCATCGCGTCGAGCGCATCCAGGAACAAGTCCGCGAAGAAGTGAGCCAGATGCTGGCCACCGAGGTCCGCGATCCGGGCGTCGGCCTCGTCACCGTGACCCGCATCAAGGTCACCGGCGACCTCTCGCTCGCCCGCATCTACTGGACCATCATCGGCGACGCCGCCGAGCGCAAGAAGACCACCAAGGCGCTCGAGCGCGCCACCGGCTTCGTCCGGCACCTGCTGGCCGAGCGCCTCGGGCTGCGCCGCGTCCCCGAGGTCAAGTTCATCTTTGACGAGTCGGTCGCCGCCCAGGCCCGCATCGAGGAGATCATCCAGGAGATCCACGCGGAAGAAGCCGCGCGCACGGTGGCGAGCGCGGACTTCGTCGAAACGCCGGCGGCGACGCCCGCCGACGCCGCGCCGAAGCATGACGAACCCAAGTAG
- a CDS encoding bifunctional oligoribonuclease/PAP phosphatase NrnA, translating into MTNPSSPAKAAPAALVAAIHAGRRFVIASHQRPDGDAIGSAVAMALALRAMGKDAIVVTDAVPPLFLQPFPAVDGIRITTEITETFDAALIMECSDLSRTGVKGLDRSPVFNIDHHPGNTGYGSLQWIDQSAAACGEMVCTLIDALGVPLTPDIATHIYLAVLTDTGSFHFSHLSPRTYEVARRSVEAGANPQWIARTHYDSNSLARVRIFGAVLNDMVIHGDGKVALLAITQKLMDDLGGSSDDLEGLINFPLTVKEIEAVAFFKEAGDHDWRVSMRSKGAVDIGAVARNFGGGGHTNAAGCSTTGDLAAVQKRFGELLVQATKGSDPL; encoded by the coding sequence ATGACGAACCCAAGTAGCCCGGCGAAGGCGGCCCCGGCGGCGCTGGTCGCGGCCATCCACGCCGGCCGCCGCTTCGTGATCGCCTCGCATCAGCGGCCCGACGGCGACGCCATCGGCTCCGCCGTGGCGATGGCGCTGGCGCTCCGCGCCATGGGCAAAGACGCCATCGTCGTCACCGACGCGGTGCCGCCGCTGTTCCTCCAGCCCTTCCCCGCTGTTGACGGCATTCGCATCACCACCGAGATCACCGAGACCTTCGATGCGGCGCTGATCATGGAATGCAGCGACCTCTCGCGCACCGGCGTGAAGGGTCTCGACCGCTCGCCGGTGTTCAACATCGACCACCATCCGGGCAACACCGGCTACGGCAGCCTGCAGTGGATCGATCAGTCCGCGGCGGCGTGCGGCGAGATGGTGTGCACCCTGATCGATGCCCTTGGCGTGCCGCTGACGCCCGACATCGCCACGCACATCTACCTGGCGGTGCTGACCGACACCGGCTCGTTCCACTTCTCGCACCTCTCGCCCCGCACCTACGAGGTGGCGCGGCGCTCGGTCGAGGCCGGCGCCAACCCCCAGTGGATCGCGCGCACGCACTACGACAGCAACAGCCTGGCGCGGGTGCGGATTTTCGGTGCCGTGCTCAACGACATGGTGATCCACGGCGACGGCAAGGTCGCGCTGCTCGCCATCACGCAGAAGCTGATGGACGACCTCGGCGGCAGCAGCGACGACCTCGAGGGCCTGATCAACTTCCCGCTGACGGTGAAGGAGATCGAAGCGGTGGCCTTCTTCAAGGAGGCCGGCGATCACGACTGGCGCGTGAGCATGCGTTCGAAGGGCGCGGTTGACATCGGCGCCGTGGCCCGGAACTTCGGTGGCGGCGGCCATACCAACGCCGCGGGCTGTTCGACGACCGGCGACCTGGCGGCGGTGCAGAAGCGTTTCGGCGAGTTGCTCGTGCAAGCGACGAAGGGGTCAGACCCCTTGTGA
- the rpsO gene encoding 30S ribosomal protein S15, with protein MGLTKDKKTAIIGEYKTHDTDTGSPEVQVAILSDRITYLTEHFKTHGKDHHSRRGLLKLVGQRRRLLDYLKSKDTQRYAEVIKRLGIRK; from the coding sequence GTGGGACTGACGAAAGACAAGAAGACCGCCATCATTGGCGAATACAAGACGCACGACACCGACACCGGCTCACCCGAAGTTCAGGTCGCGATCCTCAGCGATCGCATCACCTACCTGACCGAACACTTCAAGACCCACGGGAAGGACCACCATTCCCGCCGCGGATTGCTGAAGCTCGTTGGCCAGCGCCGTCGCCTGCTCGACTACCTGAAGAGCAAGGACACGCAGCGCTACGCAGAGGTCATCAAGCGCCTCGGCATCCGCAAGTAA